From the Apus apus isolate bApuApu2 chromosome 4, bApuApu2.pri.cur, whole genome shotgun sequence genome, one window contains:
- the AREG gene encoding amphiregulin, protein MRAVALLAALALLAACRPARGASTNASQPQRHGGPGPREPEPREGEAVSGPDEEEDEEDEEALPVHQYLVDDLIRVEPVVKPKPTKRGGEKNAGKSRKKKNKGKNKKKGTPCEMEYKNFCIHGECIYLEHLRMVTCKCHQDFFGERCGEQFMKTQRKNDVADYSKTVLVVVAVLLSSISFITVLIIVIVQVRKKCPQYDEKEERKKLRQENRNGHVGV, encoded by the exons ATGCGAGCCGTGGCGCTGCTGGCCGCGCTGGCCCTGCTGGCAG CCTGCCGGCCGGCCCGCGGGGCCTCGACCAACGCCAGCCAGCCCCAGAGGCAcggcgggcccggcccgcgggAGCCCGAGCCCCGGGAGGGCGAGGCGGTGTCGGGTCCCGACGAGGAGGAGGACGAGGAGGACGAGGAAGCGCTGCCCGTCCATCAGTACCTCGTGGACGACTTGATTCGAG TTGAACCTGTGgtcaaacccaaaccaacaaaaaggGGGGGTGAGAAGAATGCCGGCAAgtcaagaaagaagaagaacaaagggaaaaacaaaaagaaagggacACCCTGTGAAATGGAATACAAAAACTTTTGCATCCATGGTGAATGCATTTATCTAGAACATCTGCGGATGGTGACCTGCAA GTGTCATCAGGATTTTTTTGGTGAGCGCTGTGGTGAACAGTTCATGAAGACTCAAAGAAAGAATGATGTAGCAGACTACTCAAAGACTGTGTTGGTGGTGGTAGCTGTCCTGCTCTCAAGCATCAGCTTCATTACTGTACTTATCATCGTGATAGTGCA GGTCAGGAAAAAGTGTCCTCAGTAtgatgagaaggaagaaaggaaaaaacttcgacaagaaaacagaaatggcCATGTTGGTGTGTAA
- the EREG gene encoding proepiregulin, translating to MDAGCLHSRSLLLWLGYLLQGVLGTTVIPLCGPGEMENCTTALIQTEDSPRVAQVGITRCKPEMKDYCFHGQCVYIVDLDEHYCRCDLGFSGVRCVHSELVRQPLSKEYVALTVIIVLLFLAALSIAIYYICRRYRNKKRRTNASEYKEVGAL from the exons ATGGACGCCGGCTGCCTGCACTCCCGCAGcctcctgctctggctgg GTTACCTATTGCAAGGAGTCCTGGGCACAACAGTGATCCCGTTATGTGGGCCTGGTGAAATGGAGAACTGTACAACAGCACTAA TCCAGACAGAGGACAGTCCACGTGTGGCTCAAGTTGGGATAACTAGATGCAAGCCTGAAATGAAGGACTACTGCTTCCATGGACAGTGCGTGTACATAGTGGACTTGGATGAGCACTACTGCAG GTGTGATTTAGGCTTCTCTGGTGTCAGATGTGTGCATTCAGAACTTGTCAGACAGCCCCTCAGTAAGGAGTACGTGGCACTGACCGTCATCATAGTTCTGCTTTTCCTCGCTGCCCTCTCCATTGCAATCTACTACATCTGCAGAAG gTACCGAAACAAGAAGAGACGAACAAACGCCAGCGAGTACAAGGAAGTTGGTGCCCTGTAG